The Musa acuminata AAA Group cultivar baxijiao chromosome BXJ2-2, Cavendish_Baxijiao_AAA, whole genome shotgun sequence genome has a segment encoding these proteins:
- the LOC135605230 gene encoding uncharacterized protein LOC135605230, with translation MHKLWHGTPVLSTAGWIETTATRAFLLTSMPALRLLPPPSPAILQRSHNPFRKPDPVSVPADNGSRLFCRARMSALAPLLRGGWARSFGTVEALRVRDKGGSFEGSVGNGSSQEEDDEEKGAVVKGEKKNRVTQQRAASAGSSTVERRPRGGILDASPERSLELLTIPGVGPRNLRKLVNKGFGGVAQLKQLYIDKFVGESSHKMVEYLQSSVGIIHKNHAESITSFIKEKVDEELKEDTTESNVKLATKNRLTFCVEGNISVGKTTFLQRIANETIELRDLVEIVPEPIAKWQDIGPDHFNILDAFYAEPQRYAYTFQNYVFVTRVMQERESSGGIKPLRLMERSVFSDRMVFVRAVHEANWMNEMEISIYDSWFDPVVSCLPGLIPDGFIYLRASPDTCHKRMMLRNRAEEGGVNLEYLRGLHEKHESWLFPSQHGNHGVLSVSQLPLHMDDSLHPDIRDRVFLLEGDHMHPSIQKVPALILDCEPNIDFSKDIEAKRQYARQVAEFFEFVKKKKEASSAETGNDGKNQGQKIMLPHEGALWIPQGTHFPDSALSLDFKKAMSFLSG, from the exons ATGCACAAGCTCTGGCATGGAACTCCCGTCCTCTCCACTGCCGGCTGGATTGAGACCACCGCCACCCGAGCCTTCCTGCTAACATCGATGCCCGCACTCCGCCTTCTGCCTCCACCCTCCCCCGCCATCCTCCAGCGAAGCCACAATCCCTTTCGAAAACCTGATCCCGTGTCCGTCCCCGCCGACAATGGTTCCCGCCTCTTCTGCCGAGCTCGGATGTCGGCCTTAGCCCCATTGTTGCGCGGCGGTTGGGCGAGGAGCTTTGGGACGGTCGAAGCTTTGAGGGTTCGGGACAAAGGTGGGAGCTTCGAGGGTTCTGTTGGGAACGGGAGTAGCCAAGAAGAGGACGATGAGGAGAAGGGCGCGGTGGTGAAGGGGGAGAAGAAGAATAGGGTAACGCAGCAGAGGGCTGCGTCGGCTGGCAGCAGTACCGTGGAGAGGAGACCGAGGGGTGGAATTTTGGACGCATCCCCGGAAAGGAGCTTGGAACTATTGACGATTCCTGGGGTTGGGCCTCGGAATCTGAGGAAGTTGGTGAACAAAGGTTTCGGTGGCGTGGCCCAGCTCAAACAGCTATACATCGATAAG TTTGTCGGCGAATCCAGCCACAAGATGGTTGAATACTTACAGAGCTCTGTGGGAATCATTCACAAAAACCATGCAGAGAGCATAACCTCCTTTATCAAAGAAAAAGTAGATGAAGAGTTGAAAGAGGACACCACAGAGTCTAATGTGAAACTTGCAACAAAGAACAGGCTCACATTTTGTGTTGAAGGAAATATTAGTGTTGGGAAGACTACTTTCCTTCAAAGAATAGCTAATGAGACAATTGAATTACGTGATCTTGTGGAAATAGTGCCAGAACCTATTGCCAAGTGGCAGGATATTGGTCCTGATCACTTTAATATTTTGGATGCGTTCTATGCTGAGCCACAGAGGTATGCTTACACCTTCCAGAATTATGTATTTGTGACAAGGGTCATGCAGGAAAGAGAGTCATCTGGTGGAATAAAACCTCTCAGGCTCATGGAAAGAAGTGTTTTCAGTGATAGAATG GTCTTTGTGCGTGCTGTTCATGAGGCCAACTGGATGAATGAGATGGAGATTAGCATCTATGACTCATGGTTTGATCCTGTTGTATCATGCCTTCCAGGGCTTATTCCTGATGGTTTCATTTATCTTAGAGCAAGCCCTGACACTTGTCACAAAAGAATGATGCTGCGAAATAGGGCAGAAGAAGGTGGTGTTAATCTGGAGTACTTGAGAGGTTTGCATGAGAAACATGAAAGCTGGTTGTTCCCTTCTCAACATGGAAACCATGGTGTATTGTCAGTCAGTCAGTTGCCTCTGCACATGGATGACTCCCTGCATCCTGATATAAGGGATCGTGTGTTCTTGTTAGAAGGCGATCACATGCATCCAAGTATCCAAAAG GTTCCAGCTCTGATTCTGGACTGCGAACCCAACATTGATTTCAGCAAAGACATTGAAGCTAAAAGACA GTATGCCCGGCAAGTTGCAGAATTCTTCGAGTttgtgaagaaaaagaaagaagcttCGTCTGCAGAAACTGGCAATGATGGAAAGAACCAAGGCCAAAAGATAATGCTTCCTCATGAAGGTGCTTTGTGGATTCCACAAGGCACTCACTTCCCTGATTCTGCCCTATCTCTGGATTTCAAAAAAGCGATGTCTTTCCTTTCTGGTTAG